The Melospiza georgiana isolate bMelGeo1 chromosome Z, bMelGeo1.pri, whole genome shotgun sequence genome contains a region encoding:
- the MYORG gene encoding myogenesis-regulating glycosidase: MYTFLPENFTPVKQKPSKELRPMLGAILLGLMLFIAAVVAWCYYTVSLRKAERLKTELMDLRADGFVIRNQHGEVVFRLAFRSGSLDLESCSKEGEILSCSRSSRGPLNFFIQTVKPKDTVMCYRVRWEELAAGPAVEHTMFWEDAHWYGGSEMSIQHWPIRLAGYQEPVPYVTSDVYSFRDSFGGILERYWLSSKAAAIKINDSVPFHLGFNATERALFFQARYKDSPYKPPPGQQPFPELSYRVCVGSDITSIHKYMVRRYFNKPSKIPAENAFRYPIWSTWALYKNDIDQDKLLRFAEKIKKYHFNCSHIEIDDMYTQAYGDFDFDPVKFPNVTEMFAKLREDGFKVTLWTHPFINYNSSNFGVGIERQLFIKEPSGRLPAMVEWWNGIGAILDFTNPAARDWFQSHLRQLRHKYGISSFKFDAGETSYLPKQFSTFRPLSDPSIWSRRYTEMAIPFYELAEVRVGYQSQNISCFFRIIDRDSVWGYELGLKSLIPTVLTISMLGYPFISADMIGGNFFPNKTSGAVEIPNRELYVRWLELSAFMPSMQFSIPPWLYDKEVVEIAQKFTQLHESLVAPLLLELAGEVTDTGDPIIRPIWWISPRDEATHRIDSQFLIGDTLMVAPVLEMGKQERDVYLPAGKWRSYKGELFEKTPVLLTDYPVDLDEVAYFLWVS; this comes from the coding sequence ATGTACACCTTCTTGCCAGAGAACTTCACGCCGGTGAAGCAAAAGCCTTCCAAGGAGCTGAGGCCCATGCTGGGCGCCATCCTGCTGGGCCTCATGCTGTTCATCGCTGCGGTGGTGGCCTGGTGCTACTACACGGTGTCCCTGCGGAAGGCGGAGCGGCTCAAGACGGAGCTGATGGACCTGCGGGCGGACGGCTTCGTCATCCGCAACCAGCACGGCGAGGTGGTGTTCCGGCTGGCCTTCCGCTCGGGCAGCCTGGACCTGGAGTCGTGCTCCAAGGAGGGCGAGATCCTGAGCTGCTCGCGCTCCAGCCGGGGCCCGCTCAACTTCTTCATCCAGACGGTGAAGCCCAAGGACACGGTGATGTGCTACCGCGTGCGCTGGGAGGAGCTGGCGGCCGGCCCGGCCGTGGAGCACACCATGTTCTGGGAGGACGCCCACTGGTACGGGGGCTCGGAGATGAGCATCCAGCACTGGCCCATCCGCCTGGCCGGCTACCAGGAGCCCGTGCCCTACGTCACCAGCGACGTCTACTCCTTCCGCGACAGCTTTGGCGGCATCCTCGAGCGCTACTGGCTCTCCTCCAAGGCGGCGGCCATCAAGATCAACGACTCCGTGCCCTTCCACCTGGGCTTCAACGCCACCGAGCGCGCCCTCTTCTTCCAGGCCCGCTACAAGGACTCGCCCTACAAGCCCCcgccgggccagcagcccttCCCCGAGCTCAGCTACCGCGTCTGTGTGGGCTCCGACATCACCTCCATCCACAAGTACATGGTGCGCAGGTACTTCAACAAGCCCTCCAAGATCCCTGCTGAGAACGCCTTCCGCTACCCCATATGGTCCACATGGGCTCTTTACAAGAATGATATCGACCAGGATAAACTCTTGCGGTTTGCTGAAAAGATCAAGAAATACCATTTTAACTGCAGTCACATAGAGATTGATGACATGTACACCCAGGCCTATGGAGACTTTGACTTTGACCCTGTCAAGTTCCCCAACGTAACAGAGATGTTTGCAAAGCTGAGGGAAGATGGCTTTAAGGTCACTCTGTGGACTCACCCTTTCATAAACTACAATTCCTCCAATTTTGGTGTGGGGATTGAGCGTCAGCTGTTCATCAAGGAGCCCTCGGGGCGGCTGCCGGCCATGGTGGAGTGGTGGAACGGCATTGGGGCCATCCTGGACTTCACCAACCCAGCAGCGCGTGACTGGTTCCAGAGCCACCTGCGCCAGCTGCGGCACAAGTACGGCATCTCGTCCTTCAAGTTTGACGCGGGCGAGACCAGCTACCTGCCCAAGCAGTTCAGCACCTTCCGCCCGCTGTCGGACCCCAGCATCTGGTCCCGGCGCTACACGGAGATGGCCATCCCCTTCTACGAGCTGGCCGAGGTGCGTGTGGGCTACCAGTCACAGAACATCTCCTGCTTCTTCCGCATCATTGACCGCGACTCTGTCTGGGGCTACGAGCTGGGCCTCAAGTCCCTCATCCCCACTGTCCTCACCATCAGCATGCTGGGCTACCCCTTCATATCTGCTGACATGATAGGAGGCAATTTCTTCCCCAATAAAACCAGTGGGGCGGTGGAGATCCCCAACCGGGAGCTGTATGTGCGCTGGCTGGAGCTGTCGGCCTTCATGCCCTCCATGCAGTTCTCCATCCCGCCGTGGCTCTACGACAAGGAGGTGGTGGAGATCGCCCAGAAGTTCACGCAGCTCCACGAGTCCCTGGtggccccactgctgctggagctggcgGGGGAGGTCACTGACACAGGCGACCCCATCATCCGCCCCATCTGGTGGATCTCGCCCCGTGACGAGGCCACTCACCGCATCGACTCCCAGTTCCTCATCGGGGACACCCTGATGGTGGCTCCTGTGCTGGAGATGGGCAAGCAGGAGCGCGATGTCTACCTGCCAGCGGGCAAGTGGCGCAGCTACAAGGGGGAGCTCTTTGAGAAGACCCCGGTGCTGCTCACCGACTATCCCGTTGACCTGGACGAAGTTGCCTATTTCCTCTGGGTTTCCTAA